DNA from Arthrobacter sp. SLBN-112:
CCTGATCGTTGCCCAGTTTGACGACGCCATGAAGGTCCCCGGTTCGCAGATCAACTACGTGAACCGCAAGCCCATCGGCGTCGCAGGCCTGATCACGCCGTGGAACACGCCGTTCATGCTGGAGTCCTGGAAGCTCGCCCCGGCCCTGGCCACCGGCAACACCGTGGTCCTCAAGCCCGCCGAATTCACACCGCTCTCGGCCTCGCTCTGGGCCACCATCTTCAAGGACGCCGGCCTGCCCGATGGCGTCTTCAACCTGGTCAACGGCCTGGGCGAGGAAGCTGGCGATGCCCTGGTCAAGCACCCTGACGTCCCGCTGATTTCCTTCACCGGCGAAACCACCACCGGCCAGACGATCTTCCGGAACGCCGCCGCCAACCTCAAGGGCCTGTCCATGGAACTCGGCGGCAAGTCCCCCTGCGTGGTGTTCGCCGACGCCGACCTCGACGCCGCGATCGACTCCGCGCTCTTCGGGGTCTTCTCCCTCAACGGCGAGCGCTGCACCGCCGGCTCCCGCATCCTGGTGGAGCGCGCCATCTACGATCAGTTCTGCGAAAAGTACGCCGCCCGGGCCAAGAGCATCGTGGTGGGTGACCCGCACGATCCCAAGACCGAGGTGGGCGCCCTGGTCCACCCGGAACACTACGAAAAGGTCGCATCCTACGTAGAGATCGGCAAGTCGGAAGGCCGGCTCCTGGCTGGCGGCGGACGGCCGAAAGGCCTCCCAGAAGGCAACTACATCGCACCGACGGTGTTTGCCGACGTAGCCCCCGACGCCCGGATCTTCCAGGAGGAAATCTTCGGGCCCGTCGTTGCCATCACCCCGTTCGAGAACGACGACGAAGCCCTCGCCCTGGCCAACAACACCAAATACGGCCTTGCGGCCTACATTTGGACCCAGAACCTGACCCGGGCGCACAACTTCTCCCAGAACGTGGAGGCCGGCATGGTGTGGCTGAACAGCCACAACGTACGCGATCTCCGGACCCCGTTCGGCGGCGTGAAAGCCTCCGGCCTGGGCCATGAGGGCGGCTACCGCTCCATCGACTTCTACACCGACCAGCAGGCCGTGCACATCACGCTCGGCAGCGTCCACACCCCCAAGTTCGGCAGCATCGAAGACTCCGCCGCCAACGAGGGCTAACCCCTTACTTCCTGAAGAACCTGCTCAAAGAAGAGAGACCATCATGACCAACTTCGTTCCCACCCCCACCGTCCCGGCACCGGACATCGTCCGCTGCGCCTACATGGAAATCGTGGTCACCGACCTCGCCAGGTCCCGTGAATTCTACGTGGACGTCCTGGGCCTGCACGTCACCGAGGAAGACGAGAACAACATCTACCTGCGCTCCCTGGAGGAGTTCATCCACCACAACCTGGTCCTCCGCAAGGGCCCGGTGGCCGCCGTCGCGGCCTTCGCCTACCGGGTCAAGTCCCCCGCCGAAGTGGACGCCGCCGAGGCCTACTACAAGGAACTGGGCTGCCGGGTGGAGCGCCGCAAGGAAGGCTTCACCAAGGGCATCGGCGACTCCGTCCGCGTGGAGGACCCGCTGGGCTTCCCCTACGAGTTCTTCTACGAGGTGGAACACGTGGAGCGCCTCACCCAGCGCTACGACCTCTACTCCGCCGGCGAACTGGTCCGCCTGGACCACTTCAACCAGGTCACCCCCGACGTCCCGCACGGCCGCAAGTACCTCGAAGACCTGGGCTTCCGCGTCTCCGAAGACATCAAGGATGCCGACGGCGTCACCTACGCCGCGTGGATGCACCGCAAGCAGACCGTCCACGACACCGCCCTCACCGGCGGCAACGGCCCCCGCATGCACCACGTCGCGTTCGCCACCCATGAGAAGCACAACATCATCCAGATCTGCGACAAGATGGGCGCCCTTCGCATCAGCGACCGGATCGAACGCGGCCCCGGCCGGCACGGCGTGTCCAACGCGTTCTACCTCTACATCCTGGACCCTGACGGCCACCGCATCGAGATCTACACCCAGGACTACTACACCGGCGATCCCGACAACCCCACCATCACCTGGGACGTCCACGACAACCAGCGCCGCGACTGGTGGGGCAACCCCGTGGTCCCCTCCTGGTACACCGAGGCCTCCCTGGTCCTGGACCTGGACGGCAACCCGCAGCCCGTCATCGAGCGCGAGGAAAAGAGCGAGATGGCGGTGACGGTGGGCGCCGACGGCTTCTCCTACACCCGCAAGGAAGGCTCCCCCGAAGGCGACCGGACCGGCTTCAAGCTGGGAGTGCAGGTCTAGGACATGCTGGAGCCGAAGACGATTGAGGCCATCGCGGATGAGCTGGTGGAAGCCGGCCGGACCCGCACCCCCGTCCCCCGCCTGACCGCCCGCTACCCGGAGATGACGGTGGAGGACTCCTACGCGGTGCAGCAGCTGTGGCGGCGCCGGAACGAGGACGCCGGCCGGACCCTGGTGGGGCGCAAGATCGGCCTCACGTCCAAGGCAATGCAGGCTGCCACCGGCATCACCGAACCGGACTACGGCGCCATCTTCGATGACATGGTGCTGGAGACCGGCTGCTCCGTGGAGTGGGACCGGTACACGCATCCGCGGGTGGAGGTGGAGCTGGCGTTCGTCCTGAAGGACGGTCTCAAGGGCCCCGGAGTGACCATCTTCGATGTCCTGAAGGCCACCGACTACGTGGTTCCGGCCCTCGAGATCCTGGACTCCAGGATCGAGATGGAGGGCCGGACCATCGTGGACACCATCTCGGACAACGCGGCCATGGGCGCCATGGTGATCGGCGGCAACCCCGTGAAGCCCGATGCCGTGGACCTCCGCTGGGTCTCCGCCATCCTGTACAAGAACCAGACCGTGGAGGAGACCGGCGTGGCAGCCGGCGTCCTGGACCACCCCGCCAACGGCGTCCACTGGCTGGCCAACAAGATCGCCGCCCACGGCGACGCACTGAAGGCCGGCGACATCATCCTGGCCGGATCCTTCACCCGTCCCATGTGGGTCTACAAAGGCGATACCGTCCATGCAGACTACGGACCCCTGGGGAGCGTCACATGCCGTTTCGAGTAGAAGACACCTTCCGCTCGGCCCTGGCTGCCCAAAGGGGCGAAGCAGGCCGGCCGCTGGCCGGCATGTGGGTGTGCTCCGGCAGCCCGCTGATCGCGGAGCTGTGCGCCGGGGCCGGCCTGGACTGGCTCCTGGTCGATGCCGAACACAGCCCCAACGGGCTCGAGTCGATCCTGGCACAGCTGCAGGCCATCCACGGCTACCCGGTGCACACCGTGGTCCGGCCGCCGGTCAACGACACCGTGGTGATCAAGCAGTACCTGGACCTCGGCGTGCAGAACCTGCTCATCCCCATGGTCAACTCACTGGCGGAAGCCGAGGCTGCCGTGGCGGCCACCCGCTACCCGCCGCAGGGCGTCCGCGGCGTCGGCTCGGCCTTGGCCCGCGCCGCCCGGTGGAACCGCGTCCCCGGTTATCTGGCGCGGGCCAATGAGACCATCAGCGTCACCGTCCAGATCGAGTCGACGGCGGCCGTCGAGGCAGTGGAGGACATCCTCAAGGTTGACGGCGTGGACGCCATCTTCGTTGGCCCGTCCGACCTCGCAGCCTCCATGGGGCTGCTGGGCCAGCAGGAACACCCCGAGGTGCGCGCCGCCGTCGAACACTGCCTCTCCGCCGCCAAGGCGGCCGGCAAGCCTGCCGGCGTGAACGCCTTCGCCCCCGCCACGGCCCGGCATTACCTGGACAACGGCGCCGGCTTCATCCTGGTGGGCGCCGACGTCGCCCTCCTGGCCCGCGGTTCCGAAGCCCTCGCCGCCCAGTACATCCCACAGGCCGACGGCGGCACCCCCGCCAGCTACTGACCTTCCCCTTCCCAAAGGACTTCTTCCATGACAGTTACTTCTGCGCTTTCCCCTGCCATCTCACCGGAGCGTGAAGCATCGTTGCTGGCTTCCGTGCCCACCGGCCTGCTGATCAACGGGAAGTGGGTGGAGGCGTCCGACGGCGGCACGTTCGATGTGCACGATCCCGCCACCGGGGAGGTGCTCGCCACCCTCGCCTCCGCCACCAGCGAGGACGCGGTTGCCGCGTTGGACGCGGCCGACGCCGTGCAGGCTTCGTGGGCGCGGACTGCGCCCAGGGTGCGGGCCGAGATCCTGCGCCGTGCCTTTGACCTGGTCACCGAACGGGCCGAGGACTTCGCGCTCCTGATGACCCTGGAAATGGGCAAACCCCTGGCCGAAGCCCGCGGCGAAGTGGTTTATGGCGCCGAGTTCCTGCGCTGGTTCGCCGAAGAAACCGTCCGTGACTACGGCCGCTACCTCACCACACCCGAGGGCAGGAACAAGATCCTCGTCCAGCACAAACCCGTCGGCCCCTGCCTGCTCATCACACCCTGGAACTTCCCGCTTGCCATGGCCACCCGCAAGGTGGCCCCCGCCGTCGCCGCCGGCTGCACCATGGTCCTCAAGCCCGCCAAACTCACCCCGCTCACCGCCCAGTACTTCGCGCAGACCATGCTCGACGCCGGCCTGCCCGCCGGCGTCCTGAACGTCGTCGCTTCCTCCTCCGCCTCCGGGATCTCCGGGCCGCTGCTCAAGGACTCCCGACTCCGCAAGGTCTCCTTCACCGGCTCCACACCTGTCGGCAAACGCCTGATGGCCGACGCCGCCCAGAATGTCCTGCGCACTTCCATGGAGCTGGGCGGGAACGCCCCATTCATCGTGTTCGAGGATGCCGACCTCGATGCCGCCGTCGAGGGCGCCATGGCCGCCAAGATGCGGAATATGGGCGAGGCCTGCACCGCCGCCAACCGCTTCCTCGTCCACGAATCCGTCGCCTCCGAATTCACCGCCAAGTTCGCCGCCGCCATGGGCAACCTGGCCACCGGCCGCGGCACCGACCCCGCCACCCAGGTCGGCCCGCTCATCGACGCCGGCGCCCGGGCGGACGTGCACGCCCTGGTGGCTGCCGCCGTCGGCGGTGGGGCAACAGCCGTCACCGGCGGGGCACCCGTGGACGGTCCCGGCTACTTCTACCAGCCCACGGTCCTGGCTAACGTGCCCAACGACGCCGCGATCCTGGGCCAGGAAATCTTCGGACCCGTCGCCCCCGTCACCACCTTCAGCACCGAAGAAGACGCCATCCGGCTCGCCAACAACACCGAGTACGGCCTCGCCTCCTACCTCTACAGCCGCGACTTCAACCGCCTCCTCCGCGTCGCGGAACAAATCGAGTTCGGCATGGTCGGCTTCAACGCCGGCGTCATCTCCAACGCCGCAGCACCCTTCGGCGGCGTCAAACAGTCAGGCCTCGGCCGCGAAGGCGGAACCGAAGGCATCGCCGAATACACCACCACCCAATACATCGGCATCGCAGACCCGTACGCGAGCTAAAAGCTGAAACAGCGCCACGCAGGGCACACTTTCAACGCACCAAAAACGGCGGGACCCCGGAAACCCGGGATCCCGCCGTCGTTCAGTGCCCAAAAGCATGCTCGGCGTGACGCCGACACAACCAAGATGGCGTTTAGGCCTGCCGGAATACTTTCCGGGAAACAGCGAGGCTGGCGGTGGCGATTGCGGCGACACCCACAAGGTAGTAGCCGGGGACCAGGAGAGAACCGGTCCTGTCGATGAGCCAGGTGAGGATAAACGGAGCGAACCCGCCGAACACCGTGACGCCGATGTTGTATCCCAGGGACAGCCCGGTCGAGCGGATGCGTGCCGGGAACATGGAAGACATGATGGCCGGCAGCGGGGCGAAGTATGCCGTGGCCAGGACCGAAAGGATCAGTTCAACCAGAACCATCATGGGCAGGCCCGGGGCAGCCATGAGCAGCAGGAACGCCGGAATACCGATGAGGATGGTTCCGACAGCAGCCCACGTCATAACCCGGGCCGGCCCTGCCTTGTCGGCGAGCATCCCGATGAAGGGTGAGCCGATGCTCATGACAACCCCGAAGATCAGAGTGGAGACGAACGCCGCAGTCTTGGGCATGCCGAGGTTGACGATCGCGTAGGTGGGCATGAACAGCGCAATGTAGACACCCACCGAACCCAGGGAAACGACGCCCACGATCGCCCACAGGCGGCCGCCGTTGCCGATGAGTGTTTCCTTCAGCGGCGCCTCGGACCGTTCCGTGGCCATGAACTCCGGGGTTTCCTTCATTTTCGAGCGGATGTACCAGCCAACGGGTCCAATGGCCAGCGCGAAGATGAAGGGAAGCCGCCAGCCCCAGGATTCCAGCGACTGGACGCTGAGGTAGGTGTTCAACACGAAGCCGAAGATTCCGGCTAGCAGTATGCCTGTGCCCTGCGTTGCCACCTGCCAGCTCGCGTAAAACGCCTTGCGGTTGGGGGCGTACTCGATGAGGTAGGCCGTGGCCGTGCCGAACTCCCCGCCGGTTGCGAACCCCTGCAGGAGGCGGGCAACGAGCACGAGGATACTCGCGGTGATCCCGATGGCCACCGCTGTGGGCGCGAGAACAATGAGCAGGGTGCCGATGAACATGACCAGGATGGAGACCATCATGCCGGCCTTGCGGCCGGCCCGGTCGGCGTAGCGGCCGATGATGATGCCGCCGAGCGGGCGCATGATGAAAGACACTCCGAAGGAAGCGAACGTCAGCAACAGGGAGGCGGTTTCATTGGTGGTGGGGAAGAACAGCTTGGAGATGGTGACGGCGAAAGTGCCGTAGACGATGAGGTCGAACCACTCCAAACCGTTCCCGATAGCCGCAGCAACGACTGCTTTCTTGGCATTCTTCAGTTCAGCCGCACCGGCAGCTGGGGCCGGGGCTTCCGGCGTTACGGGACCCGGCCCGACGCTCCTGACTGCTTCGTGACTCATGGCTGTGCGTTCCGTTCA
Protein-coding regions in this window:
- the hpaE gene encoding 5-carboxymethyl-2-hydroxymuconate semialdehyde dehydrogenase gives rise to the protein MTTSVETTKHYVPDDLPTHIQHYINGQFVDSVSGKTFDVLDPVSNRNYATAAAGQKEDIDLAVAAAREAFVSGPWPRMKPRERARVLNKIADAVEAQEARLAELETFDTGLPITQAKGQALRAAENFRFFADLIVAQFDDAMKVPGSQINYVNRKPIGVAGLITPWNTPFMLESWKLAPALATGNTVVLKPAEFTPLSASLWATIFKDAGLPDGVFNLVNGLGEEAGDALVKHPDVPLISFTGETTTGQTIFRNAAANLKGLSMELGGKSPCVVFADADLDAAIDSALFGVFSLNGERCTAGSRILVERAIYDQFCEKYAARAKSIVVGDPHDPKTEVGALVHPEHYEKVASYVEIGKSEGRLLAGGGRPKGLPEGNYIAPTVFADVAPDARIFQEEIFGPVVAITPFENDDEALALANNTKYGLAAYIWTQNLTRAHNFSQNVEAGMVWLNSHNVRDLRTPFGGVKASGLGHEGGYRSIDFYTDQQAVHITLGSVHTPKFGSIEDSAANEG
- the hpaD gene encoding 3,4-dihydroxyphenylacetate 2,3-dioxygenase produces the protein MTNFVPTPTVPAPDIVRCAYMEIVVTDLARSREFYVDVLGLHVTEEDENNIYLRSLEEFIHHNLVLRKGPVAAVAAFAYRVKSPAEVDAAEAYYKELGCRVERRKEGFTKGIGDSVRVEDPLGFPYEFFYEVEHVERLTQRYDLYSAGELVRLDHFNQVTPDVPHGRKYLEDLGFRVSEDIKDADGVTYAAWMHRKQTVHDTALTGGNGPRMHHVAFATHEKHNIIQICDKMGALRISDRIERGPGRHGVSNAFYLYILDPDGHRIEIYTQDYYTGDPDNPTITWDVHDNQRRDWWGNPVVPSWYTEASLVLDLDGNPQPVIEREEKSEMAVTVGADGFSYTRKEGSPEGDRTGFKLGVQV
- the hpaH gene encoding 2-oxo-hept-4-ene-1,7-dioate hydratase, encoding MLEPKTIEAIADELVEAGRTRTPVPRLTARYPEMTVEDSYAVQQLWRRRNEDAGRTLVGRKIGLTSKAMQAATGITEPDYGAIFDDMVLETGCSVEWDRYTHPRVEVELAFVLKDGLKGPGVTIFDVLKATDYVVPALEILDSRIEMEGRTIVDTISDNAAMGAMVIGGNPVKPDAVDLRWVSAILYKNQTVEETGVAAGVLDHPANGVHWLANKIAAHGDALKAGDIILAGSFTRPMWVYKGDTVHADYGPLGSVTCRFE
- a CDS encoding HpcH/HpaI aldolase family protein, with product MPFRVEDTFRSALAAQRGEAGRPLAGMWVCSGSPLIAELCAGAGLDWLLVDAEHSPNGLESILAQLQAIHGYPVHTVVRPPVNDTVVIKQYLDLGVQNLLIPMVNSLAEAEAAVAATRYPPQGVRGVGSALARAARWNRVPGYLARANETISVTVQIESTAAVEAVEDILKVDGVDAIFVGPSDLAASMGLLGQQEHPEVRAAVEHCLSAAKAAGKPAGVNAFAPATARHYLDNGAGFILVGADVALLARGSEALAAQYIPQADGGTPASY
- a CDS encoding NAD-dependent succinate-semialdehyde dehydrogenase, with protein sequence MTVTSALSPAISPEREASLLASVPTGLLINGKWVEASDGGTFDVHDPATGEVLATLASATSEDAVAALDAADAVQASWARTAPRVRAEILRRAFDLVTERAEDFALLMTLEMGKPLAEARGEVVYGAEFLRWFAEETVRDYGRYLTTPEGRNKILVQHKPVGPCLLITPWNFPLAMATRKVAPAVAAGCTMVLKPAKLTPLTAQYFAQTMLDAGLPAGVLNVVASSSASGISGPLLKDSRLRKVSFTGSTPVGKRLMADAAQNVLRTSMELGGNAPFIVFEDADLDAAVEGAMAAKMRNMGEACTAANRFLVHESVASEFTAKFAAAMGNLATGRGTDPATQVGPLIDAGARADVHALVAAAVGGGATAVTGGAPVDGPGYFYQPTVLANVPNDAAILGQEIFGPVAPVTTFSTEEDAIRLANNTEYGLASYLYSRDFNRLLRVAEQIEFGMVGFNAGVISNAAAPFGGVKQSGLGREGGTEGIAEYTTTQYIGIADPYAS
- a CDS encoding MFS transporter — translated: MSHEAVRSVGPGPVTPEAPAPAAGAAELKNAKKAVVAAAIGNGLEWFDLIVYGTFAVTISKLFFPTTNETASLLLTFASFGVSFIMRPLGGIIIGRYADRAGRKAGMMVSILVMFIGTLLIVLAPTAVAIGITASILVLVARLLQGFATGGEFGTATAYLIEYAPNRKAFYASWQVATQGTGILLAGIFGFVLNTYLSVQSLESWGWRLPFIFALAIGPVGWYIRSKMKETPEFMATERSEAPLKETLIGNGGRLWAIVGVVSLGSVGVYIALFMPTYAIVNLGMPKTAAFVSTLIFGVVMSIGSPFIGMLADKAGPARVMTWAAVGTILIGIPAFLLLMAAPGLPMMVLVELILSVLATAYFAPLPAIMSSMFPARIRSTGLSLGYNIGVTVFGGFAPFILTWLIDRTGSLLVPGYYLVGVAAIATASLAVSRKVFRQA